Within Salvia splendens isolate huo1 chromosome 21, SspV2, whole genome shotgun sequence, the genomic segment GGCAGGAGTGGATTACTACATCCTGCCTGTTATCCAGGGCAGAGGGGGCGGTCTCACCCTATCCAGCACCGGCAACAAGACTTGCCCACTAGACGTCGTCCAAGAGCCACAGGAAGTGGATAACGGCCTCCCATTAACGTTCCACCCTGCCAACTCCAGCCAAGGTATGGTCCGTGTCTCAGCTGATCAGAACTTTGTATTCTCTGCTGCCTCCGTGTGCGTTCAATCCACCGTGTGGAGACTCCAACGCGACGACTCAATCTCAAACTTCATCATAACAACCGGAGGGGTTGAAGGGAACTACGGCCTTGAGACTGCTGGGAACTGGTTTAGGATCGACGAGTTTGACAGCGACTACAAGATAGTGCACTGCCCCGGAGTTTGTGACACGTGCAGAGTCGTTTGCGGAGACGTTGACGTTGTCGTGCAGGATGGTGTTAGGCGTTTGGTTCTCAATGGTGATGGCCCTTTGAAGGTTATGTTGAAGAAGGCATAGA encodes:
- the LOC121785375 gene encoding kunitz trypsin inhibitor 5-like; protein product: MKSSYISLCLILLSISVNSSAADEGAAVVDIDGNPVQAGVDYYILPVIQGRGGGLTLSSTGNKTCPLDVVQEPQEVDNGLPLTFHPANSSQGMVRVSADQNFVFSAASVCVQSTVWRLQRDDSISNFIITTGGVEGNYGLETAGNWFRIDEFDSDYKIVHCPGVCDTCRVVCGDVDVVVQDGVRRLVLNGDGPLKVMLKKA